CAAACGCCATACGCTGCCTAAGCATGTTTAAATAACTACGATATAAAGCGCTTACATCGTATATTACCACAATTCGCCAAACATAGCCATACCAATTGCATATTGTATACAACTTTTTTTCTAAAAAAATGTCGGACCCGCTCGGAGGCAAAATGGAATCCGGCCTCTTTTTCCTAAAGGACCCAACTCCTTAATGCCACATCAGAACGATACCTGACATCTTTTTCGACAATTTAGAAGTTTTTAAGTTCATATCGCCGATTTATGTTATATAACATAACATATACTTTCCGCATAATCAATATATCAGCGAAAAAATTTTAAAATCAACCGCTTTTATGTTATGTTCGCGTTATATAATCATTCGACGGGCTGATCCAATACAATGACGGTCCCCGAATATTCAGTCACAGGGTCGTAGTCTTTGAGCACAAGCCTCACTTTCAGGCCAAGCGTTTTCTCAAGCTGCTCCTTCAGCATTTTTTTGTTCGCCTCCATCAGCAGCGAGTCCACGCTGGCCGTAATGCTGCGGTGCGATTCGTCCAATATCTTCAATGCGGGTATCCGTTTATGGGTCGCAAAAATAAACACCTTGTCCCCGGCGATATCGATTTTTTGCGATTTGATGCCGATTCCGAAAATTTCCTGGTTGATCGAATTGTAAATTTTAATAATTTCCTGTTTCAACACGCCGATCGAATATTGACCTTTCACCGAAATCATCTCCCCGTTTTGCATTGGCTTCGCTTATCCTTTATTTCTACGGATGCCGGGACATTCCTTCCTGCATGGAGAAGCGGCCCTATGCCATTTTGGCACGAGGACCGCATAAAGGAGTCATGGAGCTTGAGATTCTTCCCGCGAAACGAAATACAGCGCAAACCAAATCAATGCAAAGCCGGCGAGCTGCGGCATCGTGACCGGCTGGTGAAATACAAGCCAGTTCAGCAGCACCCCTACGGCCGGAAAAGCAAGCTCAGCCAGCGTGGCGTAGGACGCCTTCGTCCCGGACAGCCCTCTGTAGTAAAGCAGCAAGCTGAGCAGTCCCGGTAAAAACGCCTGGAGCAGCAAATTGCCGGCAGTGGCCATCATAGGAACCGCCCCGGACGGCATGTGCCACGGAGCTCCTTCCGTCCACGTCACCGCGGCAAGCAGCGGCAGCGCGAGCACAAAACGGACGGCCGTCACCGTCTCGAAGCTCATCCGGTCCAGCAGCAGCCGGCCCATCACCGTCGAACCGCCCCACAGCGCCGCGGCGCCGACGGACAATAAGCTGCCCCAAGCAGCCAGTTCGGCCCAATGGCCAACCGGCAGCGCAAGCCCGAAGGTCAGCATGTAGGCTCCGGCAAGCGCCATGATAAGCAGTGCCGGGAATGTCCTTGGCAGCGCCTCCTTCAGCACGAAGCGGGCCATGCCGATGGCAAACAGAGGCTGAATTTTTTGCAGCAGCAGCACCGTATTCGGATTGCCATGTGCGAAAGCCGACGTGAACAGCATTGTGGCCACCGCCGAGCCTCCCCAGCCGATGAACAGCATCGCCAGCAGGTGCTTCGGCAATAGTCCGCGCAGCTCGGAGCGGCGGCGCCAAAGCACCGGCAGCGCGAAGACAAGCAGCAGGATGTGCTCCAGCAGCACCAGCTGCGCCGATGTCAGCGTTTTGAGCAGCAGGATGCGAAACAGCGGGTCGATGCCCCATAAAGCGGCACCGATGACGACCAGCATGATCCCGTTTTTCGCGGTGGTTTCCGCCCGCACCGTTGCACCGGACGGATTGTACAGATTGGCTCTCTCCATATTCATCTACCTCCTGTGGCTTTCCGCGGGAAAGCCGGTTTGGTTTATGAATAGGACCCTTCGCAAGAAGAATGCCCCGCTATCCATAAGGATTAACGGGGCATTTCCAAACAAGCCTAGTCCTGGTTTTTTCAAAAAAAACCGGACTATGCCTGTTTAGGACCTTCTCCCATCCGGACTGTACCGTCGGCTTTGGAATTGCACCAAATCAGTCGCATGCTGCCTGAAGCGGCACGCGAGTCGCGGGCTCGGATGCGCGGGCATCCTCACCGCCGGTCGGGATTTTCACCCTGCCCCGAAGGTCCGTATTCATTTTTAATCATTTTGTTACGCGGAATGATTGACGAAATATTATCATTGAAAAATGAAAAAAGCAAGGTTTTTTTCAACCTTGCTTCGTGGCCGCTGAGCTTCTTTAAGATGCGGGCGGCGTTTCCGCCGATAGTCACATTTTGATATATAATGCAGTTATCTCCGATGACAGCCGTACTACCGATAACGGTACCCGCTCCGTGCATGATGGTAAATTTCTTGCCGATTTTAGCGGCCGGATCAATCTCAATCGCGGTGAACGCTCTTGTAATCGATTGCACAACATAAGCAGCTGTCTTCCATCCCTGTAGTGCAGTTTATGCGCCAGCCGATAACCTCTGACCGCATTCCAATTTACTGAAAAAAGAGCCCGGATAATTTGGGTTAACATTACCAATCACCTTTTTAACCGAATTTCGTTCCAATTCACCGTTATGATACATATTGTATCACAATTTGACTTTACGGTAAAGCACCTTCTATCTTGATAAACCCGGTGATCGGTTTAGAATCCGGAACAGAGATTTGTATGGACTGATTGGTTCTGGAAGTTGAAGTAATCATAATATTCGAATTTGGCAAGCCTGTGCTGTTTGCGGAGATAAATAATGGAATAGGACTGATGTTGCCATATGGCAATATTAGATTCTTGGGCAAGTTGAGTTTTTGCGGCGAGCCGGGAATGCCTACATACCTGGTTAAGCCAATATAGATTGTGGCGTAAGGCTTTAAATGATTGCCTGCCGTCCCGCCCTGCTTAATGACCGTTAACCTGGCCTCTCCGCTGACAGGAGCGTTAGTTACCGTTGCATTTTGTTTTTCAGGGAAAAGCGCGGAAGGGTAACCCGTAGAAGGTCCGAAATCAAAGTCTTCCATCTGGAATCCGCCGA
The window above is part of the Paenibacillus hamazuiensis genome. Proteins encoded here:
- a CDS encoding Na-translocating system protein MpsC family protein, translating into MISVKGQYSIGVLKQEIIKIYNSINQEIFGIGIKSQKIDIAGDKVFIFATHKRIPALKILDESHRSITASVDSLLMEANKKMLKEQLEKTLGLKVRLVLKDYDPVTEYSGTVIVLDQPVE
- a CDS encoding DMT family transporter, whose protein sequence is MERANLYNPSGATVRAETTAKNGIMLVVIGAALWGIDPLFRILLLKTLTSAQLVLLEHILLLVFALPVLWRRRSELRGLLPKHLLAMLFIGWGGSAVATMLFTSAFAHGNPNTVLLLQKIQPLFAIGMARFVLKEALPRTFPALLIMALAGAYMLTFGLALPVGHWAELAAWGSLLSVGAAALWGGSTVMGRLLLDRMSFETVTAVRFVLALPLLAAVTWTEGAPWHMPSGAVPMMATAGNLLLQAFLPGLLSLLLYYRGLSGTKASYATLAELAFPAVGVLLNWLVFHQPVTMPQLAGFALIWFALYFVSREESQAP
- a CDS encoding serine O-acetyltransferase, which encodes MQSITRAFTAIEIDPAAKIGKKFTIMHGAGTVIGSTAVIGDNCIIYQNVTIGGNAARILKKLSGHEARLKKTLLFSFFNDNISSIIPRNKMIKNEYGPSGQGENPDRR